The following are from one region of the Candidatus Cloacimonadota bacterium genome:
- a CDS encoding hemolysin III family protein — translation MNSQKRFLDRIPLSPQQSSGEELANAITHGIGVGISIAALVILVVFAAQMSDTWKIVSFSIYGATMIILFLSSTLYHTFTQPYIKRFFRILDHSSIFLLIAGTYTPVTIGTMRGGWGWTLFGVIWGLTLLGIVLKIFAMGKKKWISILVYLLMGWIIVIAIKPLLASVPPSFLIWILIGGLAYSLGIGFYVAKNMRYHHAIWHLFVLAGCISHFFGMLTLINNA, via the coding sequence ATGAATTCACAAAAGAGATTTTTAGACCGCATACCCCTTAGCCCCCAACAGAGTTCTGGAGAAGAGCTGGCAAACGCCATTACACATGGCATTGGTGTGGGTATATCTATTGCTGCACTAGTAATCTTGGTAGTTTTTGCCGCTCAAATGAGCGATACTTGGAAGATCGTTTCCTTTAGTATCTACGGCGCTACAATGATTATACTATTTCTTTCTTCCACTTTATACCATACTTTTACTCAACCCTACATAAAACGTTTTTTTCGCATCTTAGATCATTCTTCGATATTTCTGTTGATCGCTGGAACCTATACTCCGGTTACCATTGGCACAATGCGCGGTGGATGGGGATGGACACTTTTTGGAGTAATTTGGGGCTTGACTCTACTTGGGATTGTTCTAAAGATATTTGCTATGGGCAAAAAAAAATGGATTTCTATTTTGGTTTATCTCTTAATGGGGTGGATTATAGTTATTGCCATAAAACCTTTATTAGCAAGCGTTCCTCCTTCTTTTTTAATATGGATTCTAATTGGGGGCTTGGCTTACTCATTAGGCATAGGATTCTACGTTGCCAAAAATATGCGCTATCATCATGCAATTTGGCATTTATTTGTGTTAGCCGGCTGTATTAGTCATTTCTTTGGTATGCTTACCCTAATTAACAACGCATAA
- the bamD gene encoding outer membrane protein assembly factor BamD: MRRYLSILLLIILALGACSRNISNLSTEERLALADEYYASGKYSKAATLYDDISFERKSAATAYATLRLADCYFAMNKFTDARLKYQQFIDGFPDHINAADAYYRVAVCFFEESLKPAYDQELTLLSIDAFHNFLERFPSDSRYEDALSYIRRAQYKLIEKKYQNGYIYYKMKDYSAALMYFEEVTELGNTDSLDRKSLYYSALLHKHQGNNEAANEYFSKLKAKYPGSKETRKLERKF, translated from the coding sequence ATGAGAAGATATCTCAGCATCCTACTGTTGATCATTCTTGCCCTTGGCGCTTGTAGCAGAAACATTAGTAATCTGAGCACAGAAGAAAGACTGGCATTAGCAGACGAGTATTATGCATCTGGTAAGTATAGCAAGGCAGCCACACTCTACGACGATATATCGTTCGAAAGAAAATCTGCGGCTACTGCTTATGCTACGCTGAGGCTTGCAGATTGTTATTTTGCCATGAACAAGTTTACCGATGCCAGATTGAAATATCAACAATTCATCGATGGATTTCCAGATCACATAAATGCCGCAGATGCTTATTATCGGGTCGCCGTTTGTTTCTTTGAAGAATCTTTAAAACCGGCTTACGATCAGGAACTAACCCTATTAAGCATTGATGCATTTCATAATTTCCTTGAGCGTTTTCCCAGCGACTCGCGCTATGAAGATGCCTTGAGCTATATCCGCCGCGCCCAATATAAACTTATTGAGAAGAAGTATCAAAACGGGTATATCTACTACAAAATGAAGGATTACAGCGCTGCACTAATGTATTTTGAAGAAGTTACCGAACTTGGCAATACAGACAGCCTGGATAGAAAATCCTTATATTATTCTGCTCTACTTCATAAACACCAGGGAAACAACGAAGCCGCTAACGAGTATTTTTCCAAGCTTAAGGCAAAATACCCCGGCTCCAAAGAAACTCGCAAATTGGAACGTAAGTTTTAG
- a CDS encoding phosphatase PAP2 family protein has translation MKHLMILLLLLIAFLPILSADGTEPHAWEYLKSYPQSVGSGITAPYHWEAKEWITTSSIIALMGAAYVVDEEIRTLFQSNRSEFSNSVMIAAKQFGEGKYVLPAIGITVLSGYAFDSPKTIDSGFLSLKSFIIANGITQVVKLTTQRKRPSANSGKQFFNGSGFSRKRDSFPSGHTTIVWSIAPILVNQYRENLWVAPSVYTIATLTSLSRVHDDNHWFSDVLAGAAIGYFSAKLVLKTTPTLHIYPNSQINGFSLSWCF, from the coding sequence ATGAAGCATTTGATGATACTTTTACTGTTACTAATAGCATTTTTGCCAATACTTAGCGCTGATGGCACGGAGCCCCATGCTTGGGAGTATCTGAAGTCTTATCCACAAAGCGTGGGTTCGGGCATTACTGCGCCTTATCATTGGGAAGCCAAAGAATGGATCACAACCAGCTCTATTATTGCCTTAATGGGCGCAGCCTATGTGGTAGATGAAGAAATTCGCACACTTTTTCAAAGTAATCGGAGTGAATTCAGCAATTCCGTAATGATTGCCGCCAAGCAGTTTGGCGAGGGCAAGTATGTTTTGCCTGCCATAGGCATAACTGTTTTGAGTGGATATGCCTTTGATTCGCCTAAAACCATAGACAGCGGATTTTTATCCCTCAAAAGCTTCATAATAGCCAATGGCATAACCCAAGTAGTTAAACTAACTACCCAAAGAAAACGTCCCTCAGCCAATTCTGGCAAGCAATTCTTTAATGGATCTGGATTTAGCCGCAAGCGAGATAGTTTTCCTTCAGGACATACTACCATTGTATGGAGTATTGCTCCAATTCTTGTCAATCAATATCGGGAAAACTTGTGGGTGGCACCAAGCGTTTATACTATTGCAACGCTAACTTCGCTTTCTCGTGTACATGACGATAATCATTGGTTTAGTGACGTTTTAGCTGGAGCAGCAATTGGGTATTTCTCGGCAAAACTCGTGCTCAAAACAACTCCCACATTACACATATATCCAAATTCCCAGATTAACGGGTTTAGCTTAAGTTGGTGCTTTTAG
- a CDS encoding RNA polymerase sigma factor codes for MKKESFEEFLSAHEKRIYRYLLGLTANEHDAMDLVQTVFIAIYEKFERIEEPTALSYTYRVAHNKAMTFLKQKSRYVDVDPSSFVNVLKAPEPPEEQDYTFLHKALKDLPPRMAAVIQLQYYENMSYKEISTRLGISVKAVESLLVRAKRILRKKIMQGKKE; via the coding sequence ATGAAAAAAGAAAGTTTTGAGGAATTCCTGTCTGCCCATGAGAAGCGTATTTATCGATATCTTTTGGGCTTAACTGCAAATGAACATGATGCCATGGATCTGGTGCAAACTGTGTTTATAGCCATCTATGAAAAGTTTGAGCGCATCGAGGAACCTACTGCGCTTTCATATACATATAGGGTAGCTCACAACAAAGCGATGACTTTTCTGAAACAGAAATCTCGATATGTAGATGTGGATCCAAGTTCCTTTGTAAATGTGTTAAAAGCACCTGAGCCCCCAGAAGAGCAGGACTACACATTTTTACACAAAGCCCTCAAAGACTTACCACCACGTATGGCTGCCGTAATCCAATTACAATACTATGAAAATATGTCTTACAAAGAGATATCTACTCGATTGGGGATTAGCGTTAAGGCTGTGGAATCCCTTTTGGTTCGAGCTAAACGTATATTGCGCAAAAAAATCATGCAGGGAAAAAAGGAGTAA
- the ybgF gene encoding tol-pal system protein YbgF has translation MKQFFLICLTLILISGCVSNKAIREQQDRMDQLEEDLAQNNEELVVLRKEIMQSRRDLTTSSADLDPEYVQSQFLQNEEDMKGLIAEVAEMAAAMDILTEDVVNSDREIVNMIRDLENRINALRTEGLSPEQAAALTPDIHQMEVNTREIDNLQAEISALKLELNHLKDNNVQAATDAATAQQNAASEKPEYEAARDEYYNGNFGQAIKKLDTFVQKYPNSVYAGNAIYWKGESYYAQAQFTNALREFNNVHSQYPKSWKIADTQLKIGMCHMNMGDHQTAKNELNKLKKDFPNYSRMDIVEKLLNQMQ, from the coding sequence ATGAAGCAATTTTTTCTTATCTGTTTAACACTCATACTCATAAGTGGCTGTGTTAGCAACAAGGCTATCCGTGAACAACAAGATCGAATGGATCAATTGGAAGAGGACCTTGCACAAAACAATGAAGAACTTGTAGTTCTACGCAAAGAGATTATGCAAAGTAGGAGAGATCTAACAACTTCTTCAGCGGATCTGGATCCAGAATATGTGCAAAGCCAATTCCTTCAAAACGAAGAAGATATGAAGGGACTTATTGCAGAAGTAGCCGAAATGGCTGCTGCAATGGATATACTAACCGAAGACGTAGTTAATTCGGATCGTGAGATTGTAAACATGATTCGGGATTTAGAAAACAGGATTAATGCGCTTAGAACCGAAGGGCTCAGCCCCGAACAAGCTGCAGCACTTACTCCAGACATTCATCAAATGGAAGTAAATACCCGAGAGATTGATAATTTGCAAGCTGAAATAAGTGCCCTAAAGCTAGAACTTAACCACCTCAAAGATAATAATGTTCAAGCTGCCACAGATGCCGCTACCGCTCAGCAAAACGCTGCAAGCGAAAAACCTGAATATGAAGCAGCTCGAGACGAATATTATAATGGCAATTTTGGCCAGGCAATCAAGAAACTAGATACTTTTGTGCAGAAATATCCCAACAGTGTTTATGCCGGAAATGCCATCTATTGGAAAGGCGAAAGCTATTATGCTCAGGCTCAGTTTACTAATGCATTGCGTGAATTTAATAATGTGCATTCCCAATATCCCAAATCTTGGAAAATTGCTGATACCCAACTTAAGATTGGCATGTGCCACATGAATATGGGAGATCACCAAACAGCTAAAAATGAACTTAATAAGCTTAAAAAAGACTTTCCAAACTATTCCAGAATGGACATAGTAGAAAAGCTTTTAAACCAGATGCAATAG
- a CDS encoding periplasmic heavy metal sensor, whose product MSKRLITMLLIVSLAFNLAVLSSIIWLHYRLPHPPHHTGSYERPRLPEHIKSMPMDKELGDMRREYDEYRIRFMRKLALEDYSEQNLIAIIDSSLAAQHKLEEALGTRLINLRKQMSAEEAFEYFNARADIMEQRMLKIENYKYRRTNYEKNTGDKPDYRDERRRPDGPKSR is encoded by the coding sequence ATGAGTAAACGTTTGATTACCATGCTGCTTATTGTCTCTCTAGCCTTCAATCTTGCCGTTTTGAGTAGCATTATCTGGCTACATTACCGCCTGCCGCATCCTCCTCATCATACTGGTTCTTATGAACGTCCCAGACTACCGGAGCACATTAAATCTATGCCTATGGATAAAGAATTGGGGGATATGCGCCGCGAATATGATGAATATAGAATACGCTTTATGCGCAAATTGGCACTGGAGGATTATTCCGAGCAGAACCTCATTGCCATTATAGATTCCTCTTTAGCAGCACAACATAAACTGGAAGAAGCATTGGGAACTAGACTTATCAACCTTCGTAAACAAATGAGCGCAGAAGAAGCATTCGAATATTTCAATGCCCGCGCCGACATAATGGAACAACGTATGTTAAAAATTGAAAACTATAAATACAGGAGAACAAATTATGAAAAGAATACTGGTGATAAGCCTGATTATCGTGATGAGCGCAGGCGTCCTGATGGCCCAAAGAGCCGTTAG
- a CDS encoding transcription elongation factor GreA, with protein MDLSVFITVQGMERLQKRINDLMTERPEVIKAVAIAREFGDLSENAEYKAAKERQRAIDGEIDYLRRRAAQLKVVDPSGFPHDAVRFGSSCKTKDEDTGEELCFKVVGAAELNFYDDESILQIVSVVSPIGKGLLGKKPGELALIKAPMGERRLKILEVL; from the coding sequence GTGGATCTGAGCGTATTTATCACTGTACAAGGTATGGAACGGTTGCAGAAAAGAATCAACGATCTAATGACAGAGCGACCCGAGGTTATAAAAGCCGTAGCTATCGCCCGCGAATTTGGCGATCTTAGCGAAAATGCAGAGTATAAAGCAGCCAAGGAGCGACAGCGAGCAATCGATGGCGAAATAGACTATCTACGCCGTAGGGCAGCGCAACTAAAAGTGGTAGATCCTTCCGGATTTCCGCACGATGCAGTAAGGTTTGGCAGCAGCTGTAAGACCAAAGATGAAGACACCGGCGAAGAACTATGTTTCAAAGTTGTAGGTGCCGCAGAATTGAATTTCTATGATGATGAAAGCATCCTGCAAATTGTATCTGTAGTTTCGCCTATTGGCAAAGGGCTTTTAGGCAAAAAGCCTGGTGAATTAGCCCTAATAAAAGCCCCTATGGGGGAACGCAGGCTTAAGATTTTAGAAGTTTTGTAA
- the nadD gene encoding nicotinate (nicotinamide) nucleotide adenylyltransferase: MPQRNLLTGSYAILGGSFDPIHNGHLYVAKEVLSLSPVHKIILVPSFNHNFKGESIILDYDNRLTLAKEAVDHFTPLHFTIHPAEDFRTPIEVWDAERGESGYTSDLVKKLMANNPNQSFAFIIGADNLQKLPQWHDFDWLKTKLHFIILPRPDSVMPCDVLSQIQHTILDMPLCPISSSDIRTRITRGQSIQDLVPAGMEERISALYRR; encoded by the coding sequence ATGCCTCAGCGAAATTTGCTAACCGGATCCTATGCCATACTGGGAGGTAGCTTTGATCCTATCCACAATGGACACTTATATGTGGCCAAAGAGGTTCTAAGCCTTAGCCCAGTACACAAGATTATTCTTGTTCCAAGTTTTAACCACAATTTCAAAGGTGAAAGCATTATTTTAGATTACGATAATAGGCTTACCTTAGCCAAAGAAGCTGTAGACCACTTTACTCCTCTGCATTTCACTATCCACCCCGCTGAAGATTTCCGCACTCCCATTGAAGTGTGGGATGCTGAACGTGGGGAAAGCGGTTATACCAGCGATTTGGTAAAAAAACTGATGGCTAACAATCCAAATCAGAGTTTTGCTTTTATTATTGGAGCAGATAACCTGCAAAAACTGCCTCAATGGCACGATTTTGACTGGTTAAAAACTAAGCTCCATTTCATCATCTTGCCCCGACCTGATAGTGTTATGCCTTGCGATGTTTTAAGCCAAATTCAACATACTATATTGGATATGCCGCTGTGTCCCATTTCCTCATCCGACATCAGGACAAGAATTACTCGTGGGCAAAGCATACAAGATCTTGTTCCGGCTGGCATGGAAGAGAGAATATCCGCTTTATATAGAAGATGA
- a CDS encoding aminopeptidase, translated as MKKNKEKNKLSYERKNFWKDASSSDQKAAMTYAVAYKKFLNDAKTERETTSWVEALLKKHRFTDIYSKKGGDKVYGIFRGKTMAIAVLGSEPISKGFNMVASHIDAPRVDLKQNPLYEDSSSQMACMRTHYYGGIKKYQWVSTPLSLHGVVVQTNGKVLEISLGEKDDEPVFIIPDLLPHLARKEQYTKNLAEAIDASKMNLVFGGMVEPKSEEKEAAKAYALKVLNDKYGIKEEDFISAELYLVPAYKCRDAGIDSSMVVGYGQDDRICAYTALTALLDNSTKKAKRTMIVYFSDKEEVGSQGATGANSIFIQDFVSDLMAYNKEDNSSTNLRKAFINAEILSGDVTAVIDPNYPNVHEKQNAVIFNHGVGLSKFTGSGGKYSCNDASAEFTAKVIRIFNDAGVFWQMGELGKVDEGGGGTIAYFLANLGAEVIDCGVGLMGMHSLYELCSKADLYSTYKGYKAFLANN; from the coding sequence ATGAAAAAAAACAAGGAAAAAAACAAATTAAGCTACGAGCGCAAGAACTTCTGGAAAGATGCTTCTTCCTCCGATCAAAAAGCCGCCATGACATACGCAGTGGCGTACAAGAAATTTCTGAACGATGCTAAAACTGAGCGCGAAACTACATCTTGGGTGGAAGCTTTACTTAAAAAGCATAGATTCACAGATATTTATTCCAAAAAAGGTGGTGACAAGGTATATGGCATATTCAGGGGTAAAACCATGGCAATAGCCGTGTTAGGAAGCGAACCCATCAGCAAGGGGTTTAATATGGTAGCTTCTCACATAGATGCACCCAGGGTGGATCTTAAACAAAACCCTCTTTATGAAGATTCTTCATCGCAGATGGCATGTATGCGCACCCACTACTATGGAGGCATCAAAAAGTACCAATGGGTCTCCACTCCGCTTTCTTTACATGGAGTAGTAGTACAAACAAATGGTAAAGTGCTTGAGATTAGTCTCGGTGAAAAAGACGACGAACCTGTATTCATTATTCCGGATCTGTTACCGCATTTAGCACGAAAAGAACAGTATACAAAGAATTTGGCAGAAGCCATAGACGCTTCCAAGATGAATCTGGTTTTTGGTGGTATGGTTGAACCCAAAAGTGAAGAGAAAGAAGCGGCAAAAGCTTATGCCTTAAAAGTTCTTAACGATAAATACGGCATTAAAGAAGAAGATTTTATTTCCGCAGAGCTGTATTTAGTTCCTGCATACAAATGTCGCGATGCCGGAATAGACAGTTCTATGGTTGTAGGTTATGGTCAGGATGACCGCATTTGTGCCTATACTGCATTAACTGCTCTTTTAGACAACTCTACCAAGAAAGCTAAACGCACTATGATTGTCTATTTTTCAGATAAGGAAGAAGTGGGCAGCCAAGGTGCAACTGGTGCAAACTCAATCTTTATTCAGGATTTTGTTAGCGATTTAATGGCATATAACAAAGAGGACAATTCCAGCACAAATCTCCGCAAAGCATTTATAAATGCAGAGATACTTAGTGGTGATGTTACCGCCGTTATAGACCCCAATTACCCCAATGTGCATGAAAAGCAAAATGCAGTAATCTTCAATCATGGCGTTGGATTATCAAAATTCACTGGTAGTGGGGGAAAATATTCCTGCAATGATGCCAGTGCAGAATTTACTGCCAAAGTAATCAGAATATTTAATGATGCCGGCGTGTTTTGGCAAATGGGTGAGCTTGGCAAAGTTGATGAAGGTGGAGGAGGTACCATTGCTTATTTTCTGGCAAACCTCGGCGCTGAAGTTATAGATTGCGGAGTTGGCTTGATGGGGATGCACTCGCTATATGAATTGTGTTCCAAAGCCGATTTATACTCCACCTACAAAGGTTATAAAGCCTTTTTGGCAAATAATTAA
- a CDS encoding zf-HC2 domain-containing protein codes for MRCRTAERYISLKLDNELAPKYAHKLDQHLACCISCKHIFEETKSLQNMLKQKENEEYPSWMHQRIMHNLPTPKRRIWLQKPVFSYATTGMAVALSLYMGIMVGVHGFQESGYLSSNLQTEASQLRFGENSLMELYDE; via the coding sequence ATGAGATGCAGAACCGCAGAACGTTATATAAGTCTCAAGCTTGATAATGAGCTAGCACCCAAGTATGCTCACAAACTGGATCAGCATCTTGCCTGTTGCATCTCCTGCAAACATATTTTTGAAGAAACTAAAAGCCTGCAAAATATGCTTAAACAAAAAGAAAATGAAGAGTATCCTTCATGGATGCACCAACGCATTATGCACAACCTGCCTACACCTAAACGTAGGATCTGGTTACAAAAGCCAGTGTTTAGTTATGCAACCACCGGTATGGCTGTAGCGCTAAGTCTTTACATGGGCATAATGGTGGGAGTGCATGGTTTTCAAGAAAGTGGGTATTTGAGCTCTAATCTTCAAACTGAAGCTTCTCAATTAAGATTTGGAGAGAATAGTCTTATGGAGCTGTATGATGAGTAA